One window of Streptomyces sp. NBC_00273 genomic DNA carries:
- a CDS encoding alpha/beta hydrolase — MPVLPGAEPFRHEGGEVGVLLCHGFTGSPQSLRPWAEYLAGRGLTVSLPLLPGHGTRWQDMQLTGWQDWYAEVDRALRELLDRCEQVFVFGLSMGGALTLRLAAKHGDAISGIVLVNPANKVHDPLAVTLPVTKHLIRSTPGIASDIAKPGSEEVGYDRVPTRAAHSLKKFLQLVDAELPQVTQPMLLLHSPQDHVVPPVDSARVLARVSSTDVTETLLEQSYHVATLDHDAERIFADSYAFIGRLAESVGREGAEAGG; from the coding sequence GTGCCCGTCCTCCCTGGAGCCGAGCCGTTCCGCCACGAGGGCGGAGAGGTCGGCGTCCTCCTCTGCCACGGCTTCACCGGTTCCCCGCAGTCCCTGCGCCCCTGGGCCGAGTATCTCGCCGGGCGGGGGCTCACCGTGTCGCTTCCGCTGCTGCCCGGACACGGGACGCGCTGGCAGGACATGCAGCTCACGGGCTGGCAGGACTGGTACGCCGAGGTAGACCGCGCCCTGCGGGAACTGCTGGACCGGTGCGAGCAGGTGTTCGTCTTCGGGCTGTCGATGGGCGGAGCGCTGACCCTGCGGCTGGCGGCCAAGCACGGGGACGCCATCAGCGGCATCGTCCTCGTCAACCCGGCCAACAAGGTGCACGACCCGCTGGCCGTGACCCTGCCGGTGACCAAGCACCTCATCCGGTCGACGCCGGGCATCGCCAGCGACATCGCGAAGCCGGGCTCGGAGGAGGTCGGCTACGACCGGGTCCCGACCCGGGCCGCGCACTCGCTGAAGAAGTTCCTCCAGCTCGTGGACGCCGAGCTGCCGCAGGTGACGCAGCCGATGCTGCTGCTGCACAGCCCGCAGGACCATGTCGTACCGCCGGTCGACTCCGCCCGGGTGCTGGCCCGGGTCTCCTCGACGGACGTCACCGAGACCCTGCTGGAACAGAGTTACCACGTCGCGACGTTGGACCATGACGCGGAGCGGATCTTCGCGGACAGCTATGCGTTCATCGGCCGCCTGGCGGAGAGCGTGGGTAGGGAGGGGGCGGAGGCCGGTGGCTGA
- a CDS encoding lysophospholipid acyltransferase family protein: MKFSIGGSLKLAFRPWVEGLENIPAEGPAILASNHLSFSDSFFLPAVLDRKVTFIAKAEYFTSPGVKGKLTAAFFKGVGQLPVDRSGARGAGEAAIQSGIQVIERGELFGIYPEGTRSPDGRLYRGKPGGLARVALATGAPVIPVAMIDTEKIQPPGKVVPKLMRPGIRIGKPLDFSRYHGMDNDRFILRSVTDEVMYEIMKLSGQEYVDIYATAAKRQIADAEKAEKAAKAEKGDKGEKADGTSE, translated from the coding sequence ATGAAGTTCTCCATCGGCGGTTCACTGAAACTCGCTTTCAGGCCGTGGGTGGAGGGCCTCGAGAACATTCCCGCGGAGGGGCCGGCGATCCTCGCGAGCAACCACCTGTCCTTCTCCGACTCCTTCTTCCTGCCGGCGGTGCTGGACCGGAAGGTCACCTTCATCGCCAAGGCGGAGTACTTCACCTCTCCCGGGGTCAAGGGCAAGCTGACGGCCGCCTTCTTCAAGGGCGTCGGCCAGCTCCCGGTGGACCGCTCCGGCGCCCGCGGGGCCGGCGAGGCCGCGATCCAGAGCGGCATCCAGGTCATCGAGCGCGGAGAGCTGTTCGGTATTTACCCCGAGGGCACGCGTTCACCCGACGGACGCCTCTACCGCGGCAAGCCCGGCGGACTGGCCCGCGTCGCCCTGGCCACCGGTGCGCCCGTGATCCCCGTAGCGATGATCGACACGGAGAAGATCCAGCCGCCCGGCAAGGTGGTCCCCAAGCTGATGCGCCCGGGGATCCGGATCGGCAAGCCGCTGGACTTCAGCCGCTACCACGGCATGGACAACGACCGCTTCATCCTGCGCTCGGTGACCGACGAGGTCATGTACGAGATCATGAAGCTCTCCGGCCAGGAGTACGTCGACATCTACGCGACGGCGGCCAAGCGCCAGATCGCCGACGCCGAGAAGGCCGAAAAGGCCGCCAAGGCGGAGAAGGGCGACAAGGGCGAGAAGGCCGACGGCACGTCGGAGTAG
- the macS gene encoding MacS family sensor histidine kinase translates to MAKRERVVRMSVEQPLWRALTAYRLLTTVYAALLFAAAYKEFPRPGVAVGYLAFLAVWTLATSRKVANAASCTKRFLVADLTVAVVGIVLTPVADTQARIAEGGSTLPTIWTAGAVLAYAIKGGWRWACFASTFVAAANLAIHTGQPTQDTLHNVLLVWVASVAIGYVVEVARASENTLARALEIEAATRERERLARDIHDGVLQVLAMVQRRGSELGGEAEELGRMAGEQEVALRTLVSSGLVRPSRVSRDESQGALVDTYEVDDPGAEDGELDLRTLLAPHAGSRVSFAEPGTPVPLPVPAAKELAAAVGAALDNVRKHAGEGARAWILVEDWGDEVIVTVRDDGPGIPAGRLDQAAGEGRMGVALSIRGRLRDLGGSADLVSVPGQGTEVELKVPRARTDKR, encoded by the coding sequence ATGGCGAAACGCGAACGTGTCGTACGGATGTCGGTCGAGCAGCCGCTCTGGCGCGCCCTGACCGCGTACCGGCTGCTGACCACGGTCTATGCGGCGCTGCTGTTCGCCGCCGCGTACAAGGAGTTCCCCCGCCCCGGGGTCGCGGTCGGCTACCTCGCCTTCCTCGCCGTCTGGACCCTCGCCACCTCCCGCAAGGTGGCGAACGCGGCCAGCTGTACCAAGCGTTTCCTCGTCGCCGACCTCACCGTCGCGGTCGTCGGGATCGTGCTCACCCCGGTCGCCGACACCCAGGCGCGGATCGCCGAGGGCGGCAGCACCCTCCCCACCATCTGGACGGCGGGCGCGGTCCTCGCCTACGCCATCAAGGGCGGCTGGCGCTGGGCCTGCTTCGCCTCCACCTTCGTGGCCGCCGCCAACCTCGCCATCCACACCGGCCAGCCCACCCAGGACACCCTGCACAACGTCCTGCTCGTCTGGGTCGCCTCCGTGGCCATCGGCTACGTGGTCGAGGTCGCCCGGGCCAGTGAGAACACCCTCGCCCGCGCCCTGGAGATCGAGGCCGCCACCCGCGAGCGCGAGCGCCTCGCCCGCGACATCCACGACGGGGTCCTCCAGGTCCTCGCCATGGTCCAGCGGCGCGGCAGCGAGCTGGGCGGCGAGGCGGAGGAGCTCGGCCGGATGGCGGGGGAGCAGGAGGTGGCGCTGCGCACGTTGGTCTCCAGCGGGCTGGTACGGCCCTCCCGGGTCTCCCGCGACGAGTCGCAGGGTGCACTGGTGGACACGTACGAGGTGGACGATCCGGGCGCCGAGGACGGCGAACTGGACCTGCGCACGCTCCTCGCCCCGCACGCCGGGTCCCGCGTGAGCTTCGCCGAGCCGGGCACCCCGGTGCCGCTGCCGGTGCCCGCCGCGAAGGAACTGGCCGCGGCGGTCGGCGCCGCCCTGGACAACGTGCGCAAGCACGCCGGGGAAGGGGCGCGGGCCTGGATCCTCGTCGAGGACTGGGGCGACGAGGTGATCGTGACCGTTCGCGACGACGGCCCCGGCATTCCGGCGGGCCGGCTGGACCAGGCGGCGGGCGAGGGCCGGATGGGGGTGGCCCTGTCCATCCGCGGCAGGCTGCGCGATCTCGGCGGCAGCGCCGATCTGGTGTCCGTTCCCGGGCAGGGCACCGAAGTGGAACTGAAGGTACCCAGGGCGAGGACGGACAAGAGATGA
- a CDS encoding response regulator transcription factor — MSERTDVNDPNRPNELHEIRVMVVDDHPMWRDAVARDLAAAGFDVVATAGDGPEAVRRAHAVTPDVLVLDLNLPGMPGVQVCKELVGTNPALRVLVLSASGEHADVLEAVKSGATGYLLKSAGAQELIDAVRRTAAGDPVFTPGLAGLVLGEYRRLATDPLPATSDEPKAPQLTDRETEVLRLVAKGLSYKQIAERLVISHRTVQNHVQNTLGKLQLHNRVELVRYAIERGLDDA; from the coding sequence ATGAGCGAGCGCACCGACGTGAACGACCCGAACAGGCCGAACGAGCTGCACGAGATAAGGGTGATGGTCGTCGACGACCACCCCATGTGGCGGGACGCGGTCGCCCGCGACCTGGCCGCCGCGGGCTTCGACGTCGTCGCCACCGCCGGCGACGGCCCCGAGGCGGTCCGCCGGGCCCACGCCGTCACCCCCGACGTGTTGGTCCTCGACCTCAACCTGCCCGGCATGCCGGGCGTGCAGGTCTGCAAGGAACTGGTCGGTACCAACCCGGCCCTGCGGGTCCTGGTCCTGTCGGCCAGCGGTGAGCACGCGGACGTCCTGGAGGCGGTGAAGTCCGGCGCGACCGGCTACCTGTTGAAGTCCGCCGGCGCCCAGGAGCTCATCGACGCCGTCCGCCGTACCGCGGCCGGCGACCCGGTCTTCACCCCGGGCCTGGCCGGGCTGGTGCTCGGCGAGTACCGGCGCCTGGCCACCGACCCGCTGCCGGCCACCTCCGACGAGCCGAAGGCCCCGCAACTGACCGACCGCGAGACCGAGGTGCTGCGGCTCGTGGCCAAGGGGCTGTCGTACAAGCAGATCGCCGAGCGTCTGGTCATCTCCCACCGCACCGTGCAGAACCACGTCCAGAACACCCTGGGCAAGCTGCAGTTGCACAACCGGGTGGAGCTCGTCCGGTACGCCATAGAGCGCGGCCTCGACGACGCGTAG
- a CDS encoding 6-phosphofructokinase yields MKVGVLTGGGDCPGLNAVIRAVVRKGEQEYGCGFIGFKDGWRGAVEGRTVPLDIPAVRGILPRGGTILGSSRTNPFKTENGVRDIKENLAKYEVDALIAIGGEDTLGVAARLYEEYGIPCVGVPKTIDNDLSATDYTFGFDTAVGIATEAIDRLHTTAESHMRVLVVEVMGRHAGWIALHSGLAGGANVILIPEQRFDMDEVCAWVTSRFKASYAPIVVVAEGAMPKDGEMVLKDGSLDSFGHVRLSGVGEWLAKEIEARTGKEARTTVLGHIQRGGTPSAFDRWLATRFGLHAIDAVLDRDFGKMVALKGTDIVRVPIAEATSKLKTVDPALYQEAGVFFG; encoded by the coding sequence ATGAAGGTCGGAGTGCTGACCGGCGGCGGCGACTGCCCCGGGCTCAACGCGGTGATCAGGGCCGTCGTCCGCAAGGGCGAGCAGGAGTACGGCTGCGGGTTCATCGGGTTCAAGGACGGCTGGCGGGGCGCGGTCGAGGGGCGGACCGTCCCCCTCGACATCCCCGCCGTCCGCGGCATCCTGCCCCGCGGCGGCACCATCCTCGGCTCCTCGCGCACCAATCCGTTCAAGACGGAGAACGGCGTGCGCGACATCAAGGAGAACCTCGCGAAGTACGAGGTGGACGCGCTCATCGCGATCGGCGGCGAGGACACCCTCGGGGTCGCGGCCCGGTTGTACGAGGAGTACGGCATCCCCTGCGTCGGCGTGCCCAAGACCATCGACAACGACCTGTCGGCCACCGACTACACCTTCGGCTTCGACACCGCCGTCGGCATCGCGACCGAGGCCATCGACCGGCTGCACACCACGGCCGAGTCCCACATGCGGGTCCTGGTCGTCGAGGTCATGGGCCGGCACGCCGGCTGGATCGCCCTGCACTCGGGCCTCGCGGGCGGCGCCAACGTCATCCTCATCCCGGAGCAGCGCTTCGACATGGACGAGGTCTGCGCCTGGGTGACCTCCCGGTTCAAGGCGAGCTACGCGCCGATCGTGGTGGTCGCCGAGGGCGCCATGCCCAAGGACGGGGAGATGGTGCTGAAGGACGGCTCCCTGGACTCCTTCGGCCACGTCCGGCTGTCGGGCGTGGGCGAGTGGCTGGCCAAGGAGATCGAGGCGCGGACCGGCAAGGAGGCCCGTACGACGGTGCTCGGGCACATCCAGCGGGGCGGCACGCCGAGCGCCTTCGACCGGTGGCTCGCGACCCGGTTCGGGCTGCACGCGATCGACGCGGTGCTCGACAGGGACTTCGGGAAGATGGTCGCGCTCAAGGGGACGGACATCGTCCGGGTGCCGATCGCGGAGGCGACGTCGAAGCTGAAGACGGTGGATCCCGCGCTGTACCAGGAGGCCGGGGTCTTCTTCGGCTGA
- a CDS encoding 2-hydroxyacid dehydrogenase → MEILAFGVTADEKPLLEQAFAGTHEVRCLEVFLEEDTAPIAAGYEIVSSSVNADLSGRVLRMLAAGGTKMITQRSTGFNNIDLDEARRLGMTVSRVSYYSPYSVAEFAWALAMAVNRRLVRATTRTRDFDFRLNGLMGRDFHGRTVGVLGTGKIGAAFTRIAHGFGMRLLGWDVVQNPACLELGMTYVDKDELLASSDLISLHVPLLDSTRHLIDAAALRRMRDDAILVNSSRGGLIDTEALVDELRAGRFEGVGLDVYEAEAGVFFMDKSLETVEDDTLARLVTFPHVVVTSHQAYYTTDAVGQIIDTTVANVADYLAGRRSENTLVPPE, encoded by the coding sequence GTGGAGATCCTGGCATTCGGTGTGACCGCCGACGAGAAGCCGCTCCTGGAGCAGGCCTTCGCGGGAACGCACGAGGTCCGCTGCCTCGAAGTCTTCCTGGAGGAGGACACCGCGCCGATCGCCGCCGGGTACGAGATCGTCTCCTCCAGCGTCAACGCCGACCTGAGCGGCCGGGTGCTGAGGATGCTGGCCGCGGGCGGGACGAAGATGATCACCCAGCGGTCCACCGGCTTCAACAACATCGACCTGGACGAGGCCCGGCGCCTCGGCATGACGGTCAGCCGGGTCTCGTACTACTCGCCCTACTCGGTCGCCGAGTTCGCCTGGGCCCTGGCGATGGCCGTGAACCGGCGGCTCGTCCGGGCGACGACCCGGACCCGGGACTTCGACTTCCGGCTGAACGGGCTGATGGGCCGGGACTTCCACGGCCGCACGGTCGGCGTGCTCGGCACCGGCAAGATCGGAGCGGCGTTCACCCGGATCGCGCACGGCTTCGGCATGCGCCTGCTGGGCTGGGACGTGGTGCAGAACCCGGCGTGCCTGGAGCTCGGCATGACCTACGTGGACAAGGACGAGCTGCTCGCCTCCTCGGACCTGATCAGCCTGCACGTGCCGCTGCTGGACTCCACCCGGCACCTCATCGACGCGGCCGCGCTGCGGCGGATGCGGGACGACGCGATCCTGGTGAACTCCAGCCGCGGCGGGCTGATCGACACCGAGGCACTGGTCGACGAGCTCAGGGCGGGCCGCTTCGAGGGCGTCGGCCTGGACGTGTACGAGGCGGAGGCCGGCGTCTTCTTCATGGACAAGTCGCTGGAGACCGTCGAGGACGACACCCTGGCCCGCCTCGTCACCTTCCCGCACGTCGTCGTGACCTCCCACCAGGCGTACTACACGACGGACGCGGTGGGCCAGATCATCGACACCACCGTCGCCAACGTGGCGGACTACCTGGCGGGCCGCCGCTCCGAGAACACCCTGGTCCCGCCCGAGTAG